A single region of the Triticum aestivum cultivar Chinese Spring unplaced genomic scaffold, IWGSC CS RefSeq v2.1 scaffold233391, whole genome shotgun sequence genome encodes:
- the LOC123172955 gene encoding heavy metal-associated isoprenylated plant protein 7-like isoform X2 encodes MGEEQKESEKEESAEEPRDISLKVDMDCQGCAKKVEKSLLIFEGVENVRANSQPKTVVVKSRTADPTKVCERVQRKTKRRVELISPIHPPPP; translated from the exons ATGGGAGAA GAACAAAAGGAGTCTGAGAAGGAGGAGTCTGCAGAGGAGCCTCGAGATATTTCGCTTAAGGTAGACATGGACTGCCAAGGTTGCGCGAAGAAGGTTGAGAAATCCCTCCTCATATTTGAAG GTGTTGAGAACGTGAGGGCCAATAGCCAACCAAAGACTGTGGTGGTGAAGAGCAGGACCGCGGATCCCACCAAGGTTTGCGAAAGAGTTCAAAGGAAAACAAAGAGAAGGGTTGAGTTGATCTCCCCTATTCATCCACCACCCCCGTAG
- the LOC123172955 gene encoding heavy metal-associated isoprenylated plant protein 7-like isoform X1 produces MGEQCFLFAAPKEQKESEKEESAEEPRDISLKVDMDCQGCAKKVEKSLLIFEGVENVRANSQPKTVVVKSRTADPTKVCERVQRKTKRRVELISPIHPPPP; encoded by the exons ATGGGAGAA CAATGTTTCCTCTTTGCGGCCCCAAAGGAACAAAAGGAGTCTGAGAAGGAGGAGTCTGCAGAGGAGCCTCGAGATATTTCGCTTAAGGTAGACATGGACTGCCAAGGTTGCGCGAAGAAGGTTGAGAAATCCCTCCTCATATTTGAAG GTGTTGAGAACGTGAGGGCCAATAGCCAACCAAAGACTGTGGTGGTGAAGAGCAGGACCGCGGATCCCACCAAGGTTTGCGAAAGAGTTCAAAGGAAAACAAAGAGAAGGGTTGAGTTGATCTCCCCTATTCATCCACCACCCCCGTAG